Proteins from one Pseudomonas sp. KBS0710 genomic window:
- a CDS encoding glutathione S-transferase: MKLVGMLDSPYVRRVAISLELYGVEFEHQSVSVFSTFEQFHAINPVVKAPTLVLDDGTLLMDSSLILDYFEAQARADKKLLAQAAGARAQELHVLGLALAACEKTVQIVYEHHLRPAEKLHEPWVERVTGQLLAAYSLLEKHLAQPSDGPLTQAALTTAVAWSFTQFKLPSVLDPKAFPNLQHHAQRLEQHPAFKRYPIE; the protein is encoded by the coding sequence ATGAAACTGGTCGGCATGCTGGACTCGCCTTACGTACGCCGTGTGGCAATATCCCTGGAGCTGTACGGCGTGGAATTTGAGCATCAATCGGTGTCGGTGTTCAGCACCTTCGAGCAGTTCCACGCGATTAACCCGGTGGTCAAGGCGCCCACCCTGGTGCTGGACGACGGCACACTGCTGATGGACTCCAGCCTGATCCTGGACTATTTCGAAGCCCAGGCCCGCGCCGACAAGAAGCTGCTGGCGCAAGCGGCCGGCGCCCGCGCCCAAGAGCTGCACGTGCTCGGGCTGGCCCTGGCGGCCTGCGAGAAAACCGTGCAGATCGTGTATGAACACCATCTGCGCCCGGCAGAAAAACTCCATGAGCCGTGGGTCGAGCGCGTGACCGGGCAACTGCTGGCCGCCTACTCACTGCTGGAAAAACACCTTGCCCAACCCTCCGACGGGCCGCTCACCCAGGCCGCGCTGACCACGGCAGTCGCCTGGTCATTCACCCAGTTTAAACTGCCGTCGGTGCTCGACCCCAAGGCCTTCCCCAACCTGCAACATCACGCGCAGCGGCTGGAACAGCACCCGGCCTTCAAGCGCTACCCCATCGAGTAA
- a CDS encoding efflux transporter outer membrane subunit, which produces MAKRNLLGLFATLSLGACSLAPPLEVPPTPIAAQFHTQGPWTVGAPNDQASRDGWWRIYNDPQLDAMQQQLLNNNPDLSAALAHYQQSQGFLAQDRSGLFPKLSAIGNGQRIRQSDTKPLRSATSPAVYNSATLGLEVDYEVDLWGRVRDTVAAGTSDSEAAKADLASVRLSLQAQLADSYIRLRGIDWQNQLLEQTRDAYTKALSLTEGLHGGGIVSGLDVARARTQLSTVKSQLNQSLVQRAVLEHSIAAMLGESASTYTVAVNVAPIALPNVPTGVPSSLLQRRPDIAAAERRIASANARIGVAKAAWFPQITLSAQGGYQSDEFARLLSAPNLFWAIGPSLVGTIFDGGARQAQVDIAKAATDEAAAKYRGVVLGAFEQVEDNLSQIAGLGSALDDQRDAAAAAQYAEDLSTSRYRQGAVAYLDVVTAQVAALEAKRSVLQLQTRQLSANVGLIKALGGGWNVAQLAASNSIETKEK; this is translated from the coding sequence ATGGCTAAGCGCAACCTGCTGGGTCTGTTCGCCACCCTGAGCCTGGGTGCCTGTTCGTTGGCGCCGCCGCTTGAAGTGCCGCCAACACCCATCGCCGCGCAGTTTCACACCCAAGGCCCGTGGACCGTCGGTGCGCCCAACGACCAGGCCAGCCGTGATGGCTGGTGGCGCATCTACAACGACCCGCAGCTGGACGCGATGCAGCAGCAGTTGCTGAACAACAACCCGGACCTGAGTGCGGCACTTGCGCATTACCAGCAGTCCCAGGGGTTCCTGGCCCAGGACCGTTCGGGCCTGTTCCCCAAGCTTTCGGCCATCGGCAACGGCCAGCGTATTCGCCAGTCGGACACCAAACCGCTGCGCTCGGCCACCTCGCCCGCCGTCTACAACTCCGCCACGCTGGGCCTGGAGGTGGACTATGAAGTCGACCTCTGGGGCCGCGTGCGCGACACGGTTGCGGCCGGCACCAGCGACTCGGAGGCGGCCAAGGCTGACCTGGCGTCGGTACGCCTGAGCCTGCAAGCGCAATTGGCTGACAGCTACATTCGCCTGCGTGGCATCGACTGGCAGAACCAACTGCTGGAGCAGACCCGCGACGCCTACACCAAAGCCCTGAGTCTGACCGAAGGCCTGCACGGCGGCGGCATTGTCTCCGGGCTGGACGTGGCGCGGGCGCGCACGCAGCTGTCGACGGTCAAGTCGCAACTCAATCAGAGCCTGGTACAACGGGCAGTGTTGGAGCATTCGATTGCGGCCATGCTGGGTGAGTCGGCATCAACCTACACCGTCGCCGTCAATGTGGCGCCGATTGCCTTGCCCAACGTGCCCACCGGCGTGCCATCGAGCCTGCTGCAACGCCGCCCGGACATTGCCGCTGCCGAGCGTCGCATCGCGTCGGCCAATGCGCGTATCGGCGTGGCCAAGGCCGCGTGGTTCCCGCAGATCACCTTGAGTGCCCAGGGCGGTTATCAGAGTGACGAGTTTGCCCGTTTGCTCAGCGCGCCGAATCTGTTTTGGGCCATCGGCCCGTCTTTGGTGGGTACGATATTTGATGGCGGCGCGCGCCAGGCCCAGGTGGATATCGCCAAGGCCGCCACCGACGAGGCCGCGGCCAAATACCGTGGCGTGGTGCTCGGCGCTTTCGAGCAGGTGGAAGACAACCTGTCGCAGATCGCAGGCCTGGGCAGTGCCCTGGATGACCAGCGTGACGCGGCCGCCGCCGCGCAATACGCCGAAGACCTGTCGACCTCGCGTTATCGCCAGGGCGCCGTGGCCTATCTGGATGTGGTGACCGCGCAAGTGGCGGCGCTGGAAGCCAAGCGCAGTGTCCTGCAACTGCAAACCCGGCAATTAAGCGCTAATGTGGGCCTGATCAAGGCGCTGGGTGGCGGATGGAACGTGGCCCAACTGGCTGCATCGAACAGTATTGAAACCAAGGAGAAGTGA
- a CDS encoding MarR family winged helix-turn-helix transcriptional regulator, with translation MKSAPPCSESPSACVNGAVRRTSRRLGQIYDEAFAPCGLKATQYALLNRIAKAGTPKMGELAQTLVMDLSALGHTLKPLVRDGLVELRVDELDRRTRRVLLTEHGKRTHVAAKRISTQMAERFDQAFGREAAAQLRQTLDFIASDEFARTLLAKDA, from the coding sequence TTGAAATCTGCCCCGCCTTGCTCCGAGAGCCCCAGCGCCTGCGTCAACGGTGCCGTGCGCCGCACCTCGCGCCGCCTGGGCCAGATCTATGACGAAGCGTTCGCGCCCTGCGGGCTAAAAGCCACGCAATACGCGCTGCTCAACCGTATCGCCAAAGCTGGCACGCCAAAGATGGGCGAGCTGGCACAAACCCTGGTGATGGATTTGTCCGCCTTGGGCCACACGCTCAAACCGCTGGTACGTGACGGCCTGGTGGAGTTGCGCGTGGACGAACTCGACCGGCGTACCCGCCGCGTGCTGCTGACTGAACACGGCAAGCGCACCCACGTGGCGGCCAAGCGTATTTCGACGCAAATGGCCGAACGCTTCGATCAGGCCTTCGGCCGTGAAGCCGCGGCGCAACTGCGTCAAACCCTGGACTTTATCGCCTCCGACGAATTTGCCCGCACGCTGTTGGCCAAGGACGCTTAA
- a CDS encoding efflux RND transporter permease subunit has protein sequence MLNLVRIALLRPYTFVVLAIFILIVGPLAAWRTPTDIFPEIRIPVIAVIWQYTGLPPDQMAGRITSPFERVLTTTVNDIRHIEAQSMNGYGIVKIFFQPGVNISTANAQVTSVSQAILRQLPPSTVPPLVLNYSASTVPIVQLALSGPGLSEQRLGDIGLNQVRLMLTSVPGAALPYPFGGKSRQVQIDLDSARMQARGLSAQDVATALATQNLITPVGTQKIGSYEFNLQLNNSPSDFHDLENLPIKTADGTTVLIRDVATVRDGNPPQTNIVHVNGNRSVLLPVLKTGSASTLGVIAGIKEKLADNKAALPPNLNIDLIGDQSLFVRSAISGVAREGLIAAALTSLMILLFLGSWRSTVIIATSIPLAILASIATLSALGETLNIMTLGGLALAVGILVDDATVTIENINWHLEQGKPVQTAILDGAAQIVTPAFVSLLCICIVFVPMFFLDGVARFLFVPMAEAVIFAMIASFLLSRTLVPTLANYLLKPHVHGEDGHAPSRNPLVKFQRGFEKRFEAFRERYHSVLHSALHHRRAVVIGLLAFVAVSFALVPFLGRNFFPEVDSGLILLHVRAPVGTRVESNAHLIADIENAIRRKVPAQELKALVDNIGLSISGINVVYNNTGTVGSQDADIQISLNEGHRPTAEYMRQLRESLPREFPSAVFSFPASDIVGQILNFGSSAPIDLQITGNNLAGNFTYASALLRDIRRVPGVVDARIQQSRQLPTFNIDVDRTRAQLVGLTERDVTNSLVVNLAGSSQVAPTFWLNPANGISYPIVMQTPQYNLESLAALHNLPLSGSNGAATDQTLGGLANIQRSHSSSVFSQSDIQPVVEVLTAIQDRDLGGVAADIQKIIAAHAGEVPTGSKVILQGQVQTMNAAFSGLLFGLLGAVVLIYLLIVVNFQSWADPFVIITALPAALAGIVWMLFVTHTPLSVPALTGAIMCMGVATANAILVVSFCRERLAVHGDAVQAALEAGFTRLRPVLMTAISMIIGMAPMALGLGEGGEQNAPLGRAVIGGLAFATIATLILVPLIFSLVHGRRQHATLATTVSQGV, from the coding sequence ATGCTCAACCTCGTGCGCATCGCCTTGCTGCGCCCCTATACCTTTGTGGTATTGGCCATTTTCATCCTGATTGTCGGGCCGCTGGCGGCCTGGCGCACGCCGACCGACATCTTCCCGGAAATCCGCATTCCAGTAATTGCGGTGATCTGGCAGTACACCGGTTTGCCGCCCGACCAGATGGCGGGGCGCATCACCTCGCCATTCGAGCGGGTGCTGACCACCACCGTGAACGACATTCGCCATATCGAAGCGCAGTCGATGAACGGCTACGGCATTGTGAAAATCTTCTTCCAGCCCGGCGTCAACATCAGTACCGCCAACGCCCAGGTGACCTCGGTGTCCCAGGCGATCCTGCGGCAATTGCCGCCCAGCACCGTGCCGCCGCTGGTGCTCAACTACAGCGCCTCCACCGTGCCGATCGTTCAGCTGGCTTTGTCCGGGCCGGGCCTGAGCGAACAGCGCCTGGGTGATATTGGCCTGAACCAGGTGCGCCTGATGCTCACCAGCGTGCCCGGCGCGGCCCTGCCATACCCGTTTGGCGGCAAGAGCCGACAGGTGCAGATCGACCTCGATTCGGCGCGCATGCAAGCCCGTGGCCTGTCGGCGCAGGACGTCGCCACCGCCCTGGCCACGCAGAACCTGATCACCCCGGTGGGCACCCAGAAGATCGGCAGCTACGAATTCAACCTGCAACTAAACAACTCACCGTCGGACTTCCATGACCTGGAAAACCTGCCGATCAAGACCGCCGACGGCACCACCGTGCTGATCCGTGACGTCGCCACCGTTCGCGACGGCAACCCGCCGCAAACCAACATCGTGCATGTGAACGGCAACCGCTCGGTGCTGCTGCCGGTGCTCAAGACCGGTTCGGCGTCGACCTTGGGCGTGATCGCCGGGATCAAGGAAAAGCTTGCCGACAACAAGGCTGCGTTGCCACCCAACTTGAATATCGATTTGATCGGCGACCAGTCGCTGTTCGTGCGTTCGGCCATCAGCGGCGTGGCCCGTGAAGGCTTGATCGCGGCGGCGCTGACCAGCCTGATGATCCTGCTGTTCCTCGGCAGTTGGCGTTCGACGGTGATCATTGCCACCTCGATCCCGTTGGCGATCCTGGCCTCGATTGCCACGCTGTCTGCCCTCGGTGAAACCCTGAACATCATGACCCTCGGCGGCCTGGCGCTGGCCGTCGGCATTCTGGTGGACGATGCCACGGTAACCATCGAGAACATCAACTGGCACCTGGAGCAGGGCAAGCCGGTGCAGACGGCAATCCTCGACGGTGCGGCGCAGATCGTGACGCCGGCGTTTGTCTCGCTGCTGTGTATCTGCATCGTGTTTGTGCCAATGTTCTTCCTTGATGGTGTGGCGCGATTCCTGTTCGTGCCGATGGCCGAAGCAGTGATCTTTGCCATGATCGCCTCGTTCCTGCTGTCGCGAACCCTGGTGCCGACGTTGGCCAACTACCTGCTCAAGCCCCACGTACACGGCGAGGATGGGCATGCGCCGTCGCGCAACCCGCTGGTGAAGTTCCAGCGCGGTTTCGAGAAGCGCTTTGAAGCCTTTCGCGAGCGTTACCACAGCGTATTGCACAGCGCCTTGCACCATCGTCGCGCGGTGGTGATCGGCCTGCTGGCGTTTGTCGCCGTGTCGTTTGCATTGGTGCCGTTCCTGGGCCGCAACTTCTTCCCCGAGGTCGATTCCGGGCTGATCTTGTTGCACGTGCGCGCTCCGGTGGGCACACGGGTGGAGAGTAATGCGCACCTGATTGCCGACATTGAAAACGCGATCCGGCGCAAAGTCCCGGCCCAGGAACTTAAAGCCCTGGTTGACAACATCGGCCTGTCCATCAGCGGTATCAACGTGGTGTACAACAACACCGGCACCGTGGGTTCCCAGGACGCCGATATCCAGATCAGCCTCAACGAAGGCCACCGCCCGACCGCCGAGTACATGCGCCAACTGCGCGAAAGCCTGCCACGGGAATTTCCCAGCGCGGTGTTCTCGTTCCCGGCCTCGGACATTGTCGGGCAGATCCTCAACTTCGGTTCGTCAGCACCGATCGACCTGCAAATCACCGGCAATAACCTGGCGGGCAACTTCACCTATGCCAGCGCGCTACTGCGTGATATTCGCCGGGTACCGGGTGTGGTGGATGCGCGCATCCAGCAGTCGCGGCAATTGCCGACATTCAATATCGACGTGGACCGCACCCGTGCGCAGTTGGTCGGCCTTACCGAACGTGATGTGACCAACAGCCTGGTGGTCAACTTGGCGGGCTCCAGTCAGGTGGCGCCGACATTCTGGCTCAACCCGGCCAACGGCATTTCCTACCCGATAGTAATGCAAACCCCGCAATACAACCTGGAAAGCCTGGCCGCGCTGCACAACCTGCCGCTGAGCGGCAGCAATGGCGCGGCCACCGACCAGACCCTGGGCGGCCTGGCGAATATCCAGCGCAGCCACAGCAGTTCGGTGTTCAGCCAGTCGGATATCCAGCCGGTGGTTGAGGTGCTGACCGCGATTCAGGATCGGGACTTGGGTGGCGTCGCTGCCGATATCCAGAAAATTATTGCGGCCCACGCCGGTGAAGTGCCGACCGGCTCCAAGGTGATTTTGCAGGGCCAGGTGCAGACCATGAACGCGGCTTTCAGTGGCTTGCTGTTCGGCCTGTTGGGCGCGGTGGTGCTGATCTACCTGCTGATCGTGGTCAACTTCCAGTCCTGGGCCGACCCGTTTGTGATTATCACCGCGTTGCCGGCGGCATTGGCGGGCATTGTGTGGATGCTGTTTGTCACCCATACGCCGCTGTCGGTGCCCGCCTTGACGGGGGCGATCATGTGCATGGGCGTGGCCACCGCCAACGCCATCCTGGTGGTGAGCTTCTGCCGTGAGCGCCTGGCCGTGCATGGCGATGCCGTGCAGGCCGCGCTGGAGGCCGGTTTCACGCGGCTGCGGCCGGTGTTGATGACCGCCATCTCGATGATCATCGGCATGGCGCCCATGGCTCTGGGGCTGGGCGAGGGCGGCGAGCAGAACGCGCCGCTCGGGCGTGCGGTGATCGGCGGCCTGGCGTTTGCCACCATCGCCACATTGATTCTGGTTCCGTTGATTTTCAGTCTTGTCCACGGGCGTCGCCAACACGCCACGCTGGCGACTACCGTTTCCCAAGGGGTTTGA
- a CDS encoding aldose epimerase family protein yields the protein MKHPRHLLSGLALSLLIASGGTQAAGLTSEHKPFGKTNDGTAVEQYILRNSHGMQATVITYGGVLQSLKVPDKNGKVDDVVLGFDDVQGYQSGTAFFGATIGRFGNRLAGGAFELDGKRYQVPLNDGPNSLHGGAQGFDKQVWKAEPVKGKDSVGVKLSYLSKDGEMGFPGNLKTEVTYSLNDHNELHIDYKASTDKPTVLNLTNHSYFNLAGAGNGDILKQVATLHASHYTPVNATLIPTGELAPVKGTPMDFLKPTPIGQHIKDEHPQLKFAEPKQGGFDFNWALDTQGDIKQLAAEVHDPASGRRLQLYTSEPGVQFYTSNFLDGTVKGKGGKTYQHWSAFTLETQHFPDAPNQPKFASTRLNPGQTYSQNTVLKFSAD from the coding sequence ATGAAGCACCCTCGTCACCTGCTTTCCGGCCTCGCCTTGTCCCTGCTGATTGCCAGCGGCGGCACCCAGGCTGCGGGCCTCACCAGCGAGCACAAACCCTTCGGCAAAACCAATGACGGCACCGCCGTCGAGCAGTACATCTTGCGCAACAGCCACGGCATGCAGGCCACGGTGATCACCTACGGCGGTGTGTTGCAGTCACTCAAAGTGCCGGATAAAAACGGCAAGGTCGATGACGTAGTACTGGGTTTTGATGACGTGCAGGGCTATCAGAGCGGCACGGCCTTTTTTGGCGCGACCATCGGGCGCTTCGGCAACCGCCTGGCGGGCGGTGCGTTTGAGCTCGATGGCAAACGCTATCAGGTGCCGCTCAACGACGGGCCCAACTCACTGCACGGCGGCGCCCAGGGGTTTGACAAGCAGGTGTGGAAAGCCGAACCCGTCAAGGGCAAGGACTCGGTCGGCGTCAAGCTCAGCTACCTGTCCAAGGACGGTGAAATGGGCTTCCCCGGCAACCTCAAGACCGAGGTCACCTACAGCCTCAACGATCACAACGAACTGCACATCGACTACAAAGCCAGTACCGACAAACCCACGGTGCTCAACCTCACCAACCACAGCTATTTCAACCTGGCGGGCGCGGGCAATGGCGACATTCTCAAGCAGGTCGCGACCTTGCATGCCAGCCATTACACACCGGTAAATGCCACCCTGATTCCGACCGGCGAGCTGGCACCGGTCAAAGGCACGCCGATGGACTTTCTCAAACCCACGCCGATCGGCCAGCACATCAAGGACGAACATCCGCAGCTCAAATTTGCCGAGCCGAAACAAGGTGGGTTTGACTTCAACTGGGCGCTCGACACCCAGGGCGATATCAAGCAACTCGCCGCCGAAGTTCACGACCCTGCTTCCGGCCGGCGTTTGCAGCTCTACACCAGCGAGCCTGGGGTGCAGTTCTACACCAGTAACTTCCTCGATGGCACGGTCAAGGGCAAAGGCGGCAAGACGTATCAGCACTGGAGTGCTTTTACCCTCGAGACCCAGCACTTTCCCGATGCGCCCAACCAGCCCAAGTTTGCTTCGACTCGGTTGAATCCTGGGCAGACCTATAGTCAAAACACTGTGCTCAAGTTCTCTGCCGACTGA
- the yghU gene encoding glutathione-dependent disulfide-bond oxidoreductase codes for MSDYVPPKVWTWDTESGGTFASINRPIAGATHEKELPVGKHPLQLYSLATPNGQKVTILLEELLALGHTGAEYDAWLIKIGDGDQFGSGFVAVNPNSKIPALMDHSGDTPIRVFESGAILHYLAEKFGAFFPTEPAARAECLSWLFWQMGSAPYLGGGFGHFYAYAPSKMEYPINRFAMETKRQLDVLDQRLAVSQYIAGDEYTIADIAIWPWYGGLVKGRLYGASAEFLSVHEYKHVLRWAEAIEARPAVQRGRRVNRVSGEPAEQLAERHDATDLD; via the coding sequence ATGAGCGACTACGTACCCCCGAAGGTATGGACCTGGGACACCGAAAGTGGCGGCACTTTCGCCAGCATCAACCGGCCCATTGCCGGTGCGACCCATGAGAAAGAGTTGCCGGTCGGCAAACACCCGTTGCAGCTGTATTCCCTGGCCACGCCGAATGGCCAGAAGGTCACCATCCTGCTCGAAGAACTGCTGGCCCTGGGACACACCGGCGCGGAATATGACGCGTGGCTGATCAAGATCGGCGACGGCGACCAATTCGGCAGCGGCTTTGTGGCGGTCAACCCCAACTCCAAGATTCCGGCCTTGATGGACCACAGTGGTGACACGCCGATTCGGGTATTCGAGTCGGGTGCGATCCTGCACTACCTGGCCGAAAAGTTCGGCGCGTTCTTCCCCACCGAGCCTGCTGCGCGGGCCGAGTGTTTGTCGTGGCTGTTCTGGCAGATGGGCAGCGCACCGTACCTGGGTGGTGGCTTCGGGCATTTTTACGCCTATGCGCCGAGCAAGATGGAATACCCGATCAACCGCTTTGCGATGGAAACCAAGCGTCAACTGGACGTACTCGACCAGCGCCTGGCGGTGAGTCAGTACATCGCAGGCGATGAGTACACCATCGCCGATATCGCGATCTGGCCCTGGTATGGCGGCTTGGTCAAAGGCCGTTTGTATGGGGCGTCAGCCGAATTCTTGTCGGTGCATGAGTACAAACACGTGCTGCGCTGGGCCGAGGCGATTGAAGCCCGGCCGGCGGTGCAGCGTGGGCGGCGGGTGAACCGGGTTTCCGGCGAGCCTGCGGAACAACTGGCTGAGCGTCACGACGCCACCGACCTGGACTGA
- the mug gene encoding G/U mismatch-specific DNA glycosylase: MSDRLEDILTEHLNLVFCGINPGKGSAALGLHFANRSNRFWRTLHLAGFTPHEIRPQEGRTLLNYRCGLTTLVERPTASAGELARHEFNDAAAAFEQKIRRCQPRFVAFLGKVGYSAVSGQREVAWGLQPQLLGGAAVWVLPNPSGRNLAFSLEQLVDAYQQLCKAIAQDDPEPLIS; this comes from the coding sequence ATGAGTGACAGACTCGAAGACATCCTCACCGAACACCTGAACCTAGTGTTCTGCGGCATCAACCCCGGCAAAGGCTCCGCCGCCCTGGGCCTGCACTTCGCCAACCGCAGCAACCGCTTCTGGCGTACGTTGCACCTGGCTGGTTTCACGCCCCATGAGATCCGCCCACAAGAGGGGCGCACCTTGCTCAACTATCGCTGCGGCCTGACCACACTGGTGGAGCGCCCAACGGCGAGTGCGGGGGAATTGGCGCGGCATGAGTTCAATGACGCCGCGGCTGCGTTTGAACAGAAAATCCGCCGCTGCCAGCCACGCTTCGTGGCCTTTTTGGGCAAGGTCGGTTATAGCGCCGTGTCTGGCCAGCGCGAGGTTGCCTGGGGGCTGCAGCCGCAGTTATTGGGCGGCGCAGCGGTATGGGTGCTGCCCAACCCCAGTGGGCGCAACCTGGCATTTAGTCTGGAGCAGTTGGTGGATGCCTATCAGCAACTGTGCAAGGCCATTGCGCAGGACGATCCAGAGCCCTTAATCTCCTGA
- a CDS encoding efflux RND transporter periplasmic adaptor subunit, translating into MSVSIAQKKSSRGLLWLIVGAVTVVVIVGVGLSVRASESRDLKTWTDAQALPSVNLVKPVVQAQGPVLNLPGRMEAYSRASIFARVNGYLKSWNVDIGTRVKAGQVLAEIDTPELDQQLLQARATLASAQADEHLAETTAKRWQAMLATDSVSRQDVDERTGDLTAKQAKVTAAKANVEQLVATKGFQHLVAPFAGVVTARSTDVGALISAGGTAGKELFAVADVSRLRVYVQVPQTFSPQIREGTTARLSVPEYRGETFTGKVIATADAVNAASGSTLVQLLVDNPGGRLLPGGYTSVQFDLPVQADVLRVPSSALVFDDKGMRVATLDSQDHVHFKTVTIARDFGDSVEIASGLQAVDRVIDTPPDGLADDDSVQLAAASAEAKPHG; encoded by the coding sequence ATGTCCGTTTCCATTGCTCAAAAAAAGTCGTCCCGTGGCCTGCTGTGGCTGATCGTGGGCGCGGTGACGGTGGTGGTCATCGTCGGTGTGGGCTTGAGCGTGCGGGCCAGTGAATCCCGTGATCTCAAGACCTGGACCGACGCGCAGGCACTGCCCAGCGTCAACCTGGTCAAGCCGGTGGTGCAAGCGCAAGGCCCGGTACTCAACCTGCCGGGGCGCATGGAGGCCTATTCGCGGGCGTCGATTTTTGCCCGGGTCAATGGCTACCTGAAATCCTGGAATGTCGACATCGGCACGCGCGTCAAAGCCGGCCAGGTATTGGCCGAAATCGACACCCCGGAACTCGACCAGCAACTGCTGCAAGCCCGCGCCACCCTGGCCTCGGCTCAGGCCGATGAGCACCTGGCCGAAACCACCGCCAAGCGCTGGCAGGCGATGCTCGCGACCGACTCGGTGTCGCGTCAGGACGTCGACGAGCGCACCGGCGACCTGACCGCCAAACAGGCCAAAGTGACGGCGGCCAAAGCCAATGTCGAGCAGTTGGTGGCGACCAAGGGCTTCCAGCATCTGGTCGCGCCGTTTGCCGGTGTGGTCACCGCGCGCAGCACCGACGTGGGCGCGTTGATCAGCGCCGGCGGCACCGCCGGCAAAGAGCTGTTTGCCGTGGCCGACGTCAGCCGCCTGCGCGTGTATGTGCAGGTGCCGCAGACCTTCTCGCCGCAGATTCGCGAAGGCACCACGGCGCGCCTGAGTGTGCCGGAGTATCGCGGCGAAACCTTCACCGGCAAGGTGATCGCCACCGCCGATGCGGTCAACGCCGCGTCCGGCAGCACCTTGGTGCAACTGCTGGTGGACAACCCCGGCGGCCGCCTGCTGCCCGGTGGCTACACCAGCGTGCAGTTTGATTTGCCGGTGCAGGCCGACGTGCTGCGCGTACCGTCCAGTGCCCTGGTGTTCGATGACAAAGGCATGCGCGTCGCCACCCTCGACAGCCAGGACCATGTGCACTTCAAGACCGTCACCATCGCCCGTGACTTTGGCGACAGTGTGGAGATCGCCAGCGGCCTGCAAGCGGTTGACCGCGTGATCGATACGCCGCCGGATGGCCTGGCCGATGATGACTCGGTGCAGTTGGCTGCCGCTTCCGCCGAGGCCAAACCCCATGGCTAA
- a CDS encoding SDR family NAD(P)-dependent oxidoreductase, which translates to MTTQQAVYPDLEGKTVLVSGGASGIGEFLVRAFAAQGAKVGFVDRAQSQGERLAALLYSQGYKVEFVCCDITDEIAYKAAIERFEHSLGPITVLVNNAANDVRHTLEEVDSAMFDRLIAVNLKHAFFAAKAVVPMMKRAGGGAIINLGSVGWMMASAGYPVYAASKAAAHGMTRALARELGPSQIRVNTLVPGWVMTDKQLAMWVDDAAKELISRSQCLPGSVLPEHIANMALFLASDASAMCSAQNFIVDGGWV; encoded by the coding sequence ATGACCACTCAGCAGGCTGTTTACCCCGACCTTGAGGGTAAGACCGTTCTGGTTTCCGGTGGTGCCTCAGGCATCGGCGAATTCCTGGTGCGCGCGTTCGCCGCACAGGGGGCCAAGGTGGGTTTTGTGGACCGGGCGCAAAGCCAGGGTGAGCGGCTGGCCGCGCTGTTGTATTCCCAGGGCTACAAGGTTGAATTCGTGTGTTGCGACATCACCGATGAAATCGCCTACAAGGCGGCGATCGAGCGCTTTGAACATTCGCTGGGGCCGATCACTGTACTGGTCAATAACGCGGCCAACGACGTGCGTCACACCCTGGAAGAAGTCGATTCGGCGATGTTCGACAGGCTGATCGCGGTCAACCTCAAGCACGCGTTCTTTGCCGCCAAGGCCGTGGTGCCGATGATGAAACGCGCCGGCGGCGGGGCGATCATCAACCTGGGCTCGGTGGGGTGGATGATGGCGTCTGCCGGTTACCCGGTGTACGCCGCCAGCAAGGCCGCGGCCCATGGCATGACCCGTGCCCTGGCACGTGAGCTGGGGCCCAGCCAGATCCGTGTGAACACCCTGGTGCCCGGCTGGGTCATGACCGACAAACAACTGGCGATGTGGGTCGACGACGCGGCCAAGGAACTGATCAGCCGCAGCCAGTGCCTGCCCGGCAGCGTGCTGCCCGAACACATCGCCAATATGGCGTTGTTTCTCGCCTCCGATGCCTCGGCGATGTGTTCGGCGCAGAACTTTATTGTGGATGGCGGCTGGGTCTAA